The following is a genomic window from Solanum lycopersicum chromosome 6, SLM_r2.1.
ATTTACAGAAGGCCTATGATTCAGTGGAATGGACATTCTTAGAGCAAGTAATGTATGGTTTAGGATTCCCTGAGATGTTTGTGCAATGGGTAATGAATTATGTCAAAATTGTGAACTATTCTATAGTAGTAAATGGGCAGATTTCACAAAGCTTTGAAGCAGCTAAAGGGTTGAGACAAGGAGACCCAATGTCTCCCTTTTTATTTGCTATAGCAATGGAGTATCTGAGTAGGACCCTTAAAGGACTTAGAGATGATAAAAAGTTCAAATACCATCTTAAGTGCTCAAAGCTGGATATTACTCACTTGTGTTTTGCATATGACCTATTATTGTTTGCTAGAGGTGATCTGGAGTCTGTTAAAGCCATCCAAGATTGCTTCTCTCATTTCTCTCAAGTCTCAGGACTGCAGGATAACCTCAATAAGAGTTCAATATATTGTGGAGGAGTGCAAAAAGAAGTGAAACAACAGATTGCTCAGCAGCTAGGATACAACATTGAAGAGTTGCCTCTCAAATATCTGGGAGTTCCTTTATCAACTAAGAAGATGTCAATACTCCAATGCCATCCACTTATTGAGAGGATAATGGCAAGAATTACTTCTTGGACAGCTAGGAATCTATCTTATGCAGGGAGAGCTCAACTGGTGAAGACAGTGTTATTTGGTGTTCAATCTTATTGGGCACAAATGTTCATCTTTCTAGATAAGATAATCAAGGTGATTAAGAGCCTATGTAGAAGCTTCTTATGGTCAGGAACTGGACAGGTTACTAAGAAGGCACTAATAGCATAGGAGCAAGTGTGCAGGCCTAGAAGTGAAGGAGGATTGGGATTGCTAAACATGGCAATATGGAATAGAGCAGCAATAGCTAAACTCTGTTGGGACTTGACACAAAAAGAAGACAAACTATGGATTAAATGGATTCATGCTTGCTACCTAAAAGACTAGAATGAATGGTAAAAGAGAGATCAAGCCAGCTGGATGATCAGGAGAATTATGAATGCCAAGCTCATAGTTGATCAATGTCAACCAAGGCAAGGAAAAGGGGTGATCAAACACATTTATGACTATCTTAAAGGGGAGAAGATCAAACCTGAATGGAGATGCTTATTGTTTAAGAATCCAGCTAGACCAAAAGCTTGTTTTACATTATGGATATTGATGAACAGGAAACTAGCAACAGTGGATAGACTAACTAAATGGGGAATGATACTTGATAGAGGTTGTGTGATGTGCAAAAGGGCAGAAGAGAGTATGGAGCACCTATTCATCCATTGTCACTATGCTGAAGCAATATGGGAGAGGCTGCTAAGGTGGATAAATGTACAAATTAACATGCCTAAGTCCTGGACAGATTTCATCCAATGGTGTGTTAAAAATGGTAAGGGGAAGACTGCTAGAGCTCAAATGTTCAAAGGGATACTTGCAGAAGGAGTCTATGGCTTATGGAGTAAAAGAAACAAGAGAATTTTTGAAGAGAAGAGTAGCTTGATTGATGAAGTAGTTAAGAGGATAGCATATGTAACTATAGCTATATTTCCTAAAATTTTACCAATGTAATCAAGCATAGACAGATTTGATGCTATAGTTAGAGTAGAGTTATAGTGATGTCTGTTTAGTTTAAGCATGCTGAGTTAGCTGCTTGTTTTGTAAGGTTTCTcggtaattaataaaaaagttggttaccaaaaaaaataaattaaaaaaaaataaaaataataataataataataataaccatatcAGGATCTATATCAGACAACTTATCAGCTGCTTGAACAATATTTGTTCTAGGGTCTATCCTTACCCTTTCAACCAACCCTTGACTTGCAGTATCACTCAAAGTGTGGAGAGATAGAGGTTTTCGTCTAGTTGTTCCATAACTAGGACTTTCATGACTTATTGGAGATATATGTTGAATTTTTGGTACCCTTCTGTAACCAGAAAAGGATCTCCTATTGTAAATTGGAGAGTTATAAACAGAGTTGTCAGCAAACTCAATACAAATCTTACCATCAGGATTCTGAGAAATATGAGAATAGTCACTATTAGTGACTTCTTCAGCAACTTGTCTTTGAGACACAACATTATTTAAAATCCATTTATCAGGAAAATTAATTTCATCCCATTTAATAGGCCTTCTTGTCGTAAtttttgatttaacaaaattaGTTTCGACAAGGATAGTTTCACTAGATGAATCGTATAACTTACATCTAGGATTTAGTTAATAACTTATAATAAATTCTATAAGAAAGGCATATAAGCTCAGATCTAACCGCATAGTTATATCCATGGGTTTTTTCATTTAAtgtaagagaatcaagaatatTCCTGTCAGATAGAGACAATTGCAAATTAGGTTGAGTATTGAAATAAACTGGCCCGTAAGCAACAGTAGATTCAATAGAACCCATAAGCGATTGTCTTAAATCTAAATTTCTAGCATCTCTTAGAGCTGCTAAAAACGTTTCAGGTAACCCTTTAAGAGTTAAAGGTTTGAAGGCAATTTGTACCATACCAATATGCATCCAGTTATATCTGGAGTTGTAGAGGTCAATATCCTTCTTATTTAATAATTGAATAGTTTGTTCATCAGAGTTTAATGCCAGAGACTGTTCTGTGGTTTTAACCACCTGCTTAGTAGATAATTTATCAAATCAGCCATAATCATAAATAAGTCTTGTATCCACTTTAGGGATAGTCCATTTGTTTAATAAATCAAGATTTTGAGGTATATCTACCTCTTCAAGCCTTGAACCTTTAATAAGATTATCTTCAATATTCATGAATgcaataaaaattcatatctaTGCTCACCATCATTAGATCTATTACATGTTCTTAAAAAatatctggctctgataccatatcaGGATCTATAAGCTGGCGGTAGTCCGCACGGCCATCCAGATCTAGCTTTGTACACCAGGTTATAATATGCAACgtattatagttatttttaaagttttatccTAAGTTTCGGCTGTATGGTAACCTTTTACTCAAGCATGGGAgatcattttaaacattaattgA
Proteins encoded in this region:
- the LOC101248660 gene encoding uncharacterized protein, with protein sequence MNAKLIVDQCQPRQGKGVIKHIYDYLKGEKIKPEWRCLLFKNPARPKACFTLWILMNRKLATVDRLTKWGMILDRGCVMCKRAEESMEHLFIHCHYAEAIWERLLRWINVQINMPKSWTDFIQWCVKNGKGKTARAQMFKGILAEGVYGLWSKRNKRIFEEKSSLIDEVVKRIAYVTIAIFPKILPM